AGGTACTATTAATGGTATCGATGAAAATGAAGCTGTATCTGCTGCACCAGTTGGTGGACCAGTTTCTGGAGTTACTTTTCCTGACATAAGCCTACCACCAGCACCCAATGGAGGCAGCAGTAGCAATACTATTGATTTCACCACAATTGCCACAATTATTGTTGctgtttcattctttttttaaatcatgAGTGGCCGGAGGGAGCTTCAATCCATGTTTTCTTGGTTACATATTTTCCTGTCTTTAATTTATGTTACATGTTATAATGGACAATATGTAAAAGACATCATCTTTGTAAACcatgaaatttttatcaaaaaatgaaaaactttgAATCGGATTTCCTattcttctttaatttatttatatgacaCGATTATTGTTTACTCTCTTGAATATATATCAAGTGTTATTGGGTTATGGAAATggttttatacaaaaataaattattgaattattggttcagttttggtttttgaattttgttagaATTATTGGGTAAATTGATAATCCATTAAGATTACTAATCAACTACTCTTTTCGTCTAATTTTATACGTTACCTTTCGAATTTGAAGAGTCAAACAAGTCtatcaaattttttcataaatcttctaaacattttgaattatcaattattgtgactcaTAGTattttttacgtagtttacaaatatataaatttcatttcaaaaaaattgaagattccaTGCGTAAATTTTTTGTCAAACTTAAACCGTTTGACTCTCGAAATATAAAATGTGTATATAAATTGGAACAGAGGAAGTAGTTTACTcgtcataaatattaaatattaatctcaATAGATTATgagttattgtttttgtttttttagccTTCAATTTACATTTCATAATGAATTTGAGTTCACAAATTCACGTTTTACATGAtgttaaaacctaaaaaaaaaaagaactctattctatctaatttctctttgttttacACTTGCAAAATTCTTTTTCATGTTAGTTAGTACTATTTCATGAGCATTAGTAAAgttatattattgttttgtGGTGTCAAACTATTGGAGAAATCGTGTATCTATTTTATAAGCATTTTCTTATTGGTTATACCAAGAATCAAACTGTTAAAAAACCTAAatcaataaaaggaaaatatcttgttcatttcattattagcttttcatatttaaaaataaaaaatcaataaactgAACCAATAATGtacaaaatcaaactaaatCGATCGATCTCA
This DNA window, taken from Solanum lycopersicum chromosome 5, SLM_r2.1, encodes the following:
- the LOC101251474 gene encoding uncharacterized protein; this translates as MAAPKIIVLALVFFAMACMVSAIDEYSTTTAALKDAANAPIPVENNNIIGTINGIDENEAVSAAPVGGPVSGVTFPDISLPPAPNGGSSSNTIDFTTIATIIVAVSFFF